The DNA window CGGGCAAGCACCATACTTCCCAAAGCGATGCCGAATAAGAACGCCGCGAGCATCGTTGCAAAGGCGTAAGTCGTGCTGCCGAGAAAAAAGACCATGATACGGGTCCACAACACCTCGTAAGCCAAAGCACAGAAACCTGAGATGCCTATTGCCCACAGTACGAGAAGTCTTTCAGGTTGATGCGTGACATTTTCAGACTCCAGTTGTTGTGTTTCTTCTTGAGGTTCATCTGCTTCTGTTGCTAACGCCTTCCGTGCTAACACTATCGCAATAGCGGCGACAGCAAAATTGATAGCGATGCCGACACCGAGCGTCCATCGGATGCCTAACGCCTCAATCAGGAAAAAGCCTGCTGCCACAGTGCCGATGACTGCGCCGAATGTGTTCAGTGCGTACAGGATCCCGATGTTTGTGCCAAGTTGTTCAAGCCTTTTCACGAAGAAGCGGGTCAGCACTGGCAACGTGCCGCCCATCAATGTGGACGGAATTAACAGGACCCCGAATGTCAACACGAACCTGATGAGCGAGAGCGTATAGAATTCTGATGTGATATTGCGATGAATCAGGACGTAGAGTGCGCCCAGTACGGTTAAGATAAGTGGCCAGACAAGGCAAAACGCACCGATACCGGCTTCCAAGAGTGCATAAATCCACAACGGTGATTGCGTGCTTTCGTCAATCTTCTTCCCGAAGTAGTAGCTGCCGAGCGCGAGTCCTCCCATAAACGCTGTCAGGACGGTACTCGTTGCGAAAACGGTGCTACCGAAGATAAGCGTCAGCTGCCGCATCCAGATGACTTGATAGATAAGTCCACTGGCACCGGAAAAGATAAAGATGAGCCAAACAATGGGTTTGATGTATCGCATTTTTAAGGATTGCTGCCAAAGTTACATCCGCTGCGGAGCATTAATATTCTTGGCTTTTCTTATAGACGGATTCGAGAACAGGTTGAAGTTGTGCTACTGTTGCGCCCCCTAGATATATGGCTTGTCTTCTAGAAGGCACATACCTAAATTCATAGTAGTGTCTCAATTTCTCCACATCTCCTGCGTCCATCCAGATAACAAATCGAGGATCCTCAAATAAGAAAGCACCGAATAGAGGGTTACTTCCTGAGTAAAAAGCGCAGTAGAGTTTTCTAGGTTTGAAAGTTAACTCGCTCCATCCTTTCTTCTCTATCACGCTCAGTAATTCTGCGATCCGGGCACAAAGTCTTTTGATTGTGGTATCAGATTTCGTTTTGTAGAACTCCCGAATCTCGTTCATAATTGGTTCTATTGCCGAGGTCTCTTTGGTATCATTGGATATATCTTTATCTTCCAAATCAATATGTTCCGCATTGTCTTTCTCAACCCCTTGATTTCCACGTGGATTTTCCGGTTGAATTGCTATTTCGGGTTCTCCACCACCAAATAACCTCAACCGCTCTGGATTCCATATCTGCTCAGCAAGTCTCAGGCAAAGTTCTTGCCGATCATCAAAATCCCTTTTCTTAAATTCACTATGTGATTTGAAATTCAAACCGCTGGCCTCTCGGAACTTTCGGAAGCCAGGATTGTTAATGTAAGTTTGTTCGTGGAGACTCTTTGCAAGTAGATTTTGCCCACTATAGACTCCAAGTTTCTTGTCATACGGATCATCTCCACTACTTGCATTGTCACTTTTAGGTAGAAGGAGCAAACCACCTACGCGGTTACGATAATCTTCAAATTCAGATTCACTCAATTCATCTGGACGACAATCGGGGTGATTCGCCCAGATGTGTTCTATCTCATAACGATTTTTTCCCGTTTTCATGTACTCCAGATAACGCGAAGATTCCTCCGATTGGACTCCGACATAATCTGTCATACGGGCGAGAATTAGAAAGATTTTTTGACGACTTACACCTTGAAAACCAAATACACTGTTGTTGGAAAATGGTTCTACTTCCTCTTGAAGCCTCTTGTGCAATATATCCCGTAATTCCTTGCAATTCTTACCTCGAATAATTGGTATAACCGAAGGCATCAAATCAGCCATGGTTCTCTGGGCTATGGGTAGTAAATTCCAAATGCGTCGGTAGATTAAGATGTCAAGATATTCTGCAACAATCTGAACCTTTTGCAAATTCTCTGCATCTGAATCATCCGGATGTAATGGAGCTAACAAGATTGGGTACTGTATTGTAAACTTGTTATGTTGGGCATTATAGTAGACACATTTAAGCCCATGATCATCTGCCTCTTTATATGAATTGGCAGCGTTACGCAGACGATAGTACCAAGATGCATAAAATTCAAAGTCGCGTTCAATAAAATTGGCGAAGGCAGAGTCAGACTCTGGTTTGAGTCCCAATTCGCCCTCTCGCTCTTGAACCCAACGGTGGAATTCGGAACCGATTGCGTCAAAATCGCGAACACTTTCAGAAGAATCGAGGCACCCAACGTACCGACTACGCAACCACGCTTTGATTGCTTCTGATTCCTCACCCTTACCTATTTGCTTAAGTGTTTGGCTACGCGCTCGCCAAACACTGCTGGCATGATTTCTACGCCCTGTATCTTTAATGTTTGATAGCAAATATCCCCTAAGCATATCAGCTGGAGTAAGCGATAGCCCGCGGTCATTCACGGTTTCAAAAATAGCATACGCATCCTTGGAATCATAAGCAGCGATTTCCACCAAATAGACGTTATCAAGTAACCAATAAGCAAAAGATGAAAGTGCTTCGCCTTGGATTTCAAAATAATCTTCTTCAAAATAATTTTCAATATCGCCGTAACGTAGAGCAATATTTTGAATAGACTCCGAATAATCGCTCTCATCAAAGGATTTACCTTCATAGAGTGCTTCCATGATATCATACCACTCTGGGATATCCAAATTGAACCCTTCTATTCCACCACTCAGTGAGTAGATAAGTTGATTTACCTGATCTTTCAGAGATCCGTTTTCCAATGATCGGTAAAGTCTAATCAAGAGGAGGGTTAGGGAGGTAAGTCGT is part of the Candidatus Poribacteria bacterium genome and encodes:
- a CDS encoding DUF262 domain-containing protein, which gives rise to MRIDGNARTIRQLLAHTKYKLDYYQREYSWQPKHVTELLDDLSRKFLESYTEGDTLANVSNYKHYFLGSIIISHSDGQRYIVDGQQRLTSLTLLLIRLYRSLENGSLKDQVNQLIYSLSGGIEGFNLDIPEWYDIMEALYEGKSFDESDYSESIQNIALRYGDIENYFEEDYFEIQGEALSSFAYWLLDNVYLVEIAAYDSKDAYAIFETVNDRGLSLTPADMLRGYLLSNIKDTGRRNHASSVWRARSQTLKQIGKGEESEAIKAWLRSRYVGCLDSSESVRDFDAIGSEFHRWVQEREGELGLKPESDSAFANFIERDFEFYASWYYRLRNAANSYKEADDHGLKCVYYNAQHNKFTIQYPILLAPLHPDDSDAENLQKVQIVAEYLDILIYRRIWNLLPIAQRTMADLMPSVIPIIRGKNCKELRDILHKRLQEEVEPFSNNSVFGFQGVSRQKIFLILARMTDYVGVQSEESSRYLEYMKTGKNRYEIEHIWANHPDCRPDELSESEFEDYRNRVGGLLLLPKSDNASSGDDPYDKKLGVYSGQNLLAKSLHEQTYINNPGFRKFREASGLNFKSHSEFKKRDFDDRQELCLRLAEQIWNPERLRLFGGGEPEIAIQPENPRGNQGVEKDNAEHIDLEDKDISNDTKETSAIEPIMNEIREFYKTKSDTTIKRLCARIAELLSVIEKKGWSELTFKPRKLYCAFYSGSNPLFGAFLFEDPRFVIWMDAGDVEKLRHYYEFRYVPSRRQAIYLGGATVAQLQPVLESVYKKSQEY